The Natrinema amylolyticum genome includes the window ACAGCATGTGGAGGTCGCGGGTCTTCGCCGAACCGAACTGAAACGCCAGCGCGTAGTCGTCCGGAATAGACCGACGGAACATGAGCCCTCGCGTCTGGCTCAGGATCGAGTCGGCGAGATCGATCGTCGTCGCCAGCACGTCGCAGTCGGTTCCGTCGGCGGAGTCGTCGGCGGCCGATTCGTGGACGAGTCG containing:
- a CDS encoding DUF192 domain-containing protein, translating into MRLVHESAADDSADGTDCDVLATTIDLADSILSQTRGLMFRRSIPDDYALAFQFGSAKTRDLHMLFVFFPIDAVWVVDDVVQRVETLRPWRGFARETADLIVELPAGNAAAVEPGDRLRLEGE